GATGGAAAACCTGATACATATGTGATTACAGGAGATATCGATGCAATGTGGCTGCGTGATAGTACAGCGCAGATTTGGCCGTATATTCCGTTTGTAAAAGAAGATAAAAAACTGGCAGAATTGGTAAAAGGAGTAATCAATCGCCAGACTAAATGTATTTTATTAGATCCTTACGCGAATGCTTTTTACAAAGATTTTAATCAGGTAAGCGAATGGAAAAATGACATGACTAAAATGCAGCCTGGTATTCACGAACGCAAATGGGAAATTGACAGTTTGTGTTATCCAATAAGACTTGCGCATGGATATTGGAAAGAAACGGGAGACATCAGTTTGTTTGACAGCAAGTGGAAAGAAGCGATGCTTTTGGTTATTCAAACTTTCAAAGAACAACAACGCTGGACAGATAAAGGACCATACAATTTTCAGAGAGTTACAGCTTGGGCTACAGATGGCGTGCCGTTAAGCGGTTACGGATATCCGGTAAAACCTTGCGGATTAATTGTTTCGACTTTTAGACCAAGTGACGATAGTACTTTATTTGGGTATTTAATTCCGAGTAATATGTTTGCGATCGAAGTACTTGGATATCTTCAGGAAATTTTCTCTTTGCCAGCATTAAAAGATGATAATTTAGTAGCTAAAGCCAAAGAATTACAAGGTCAAGTTCAGAAAGGGTTAGAAGAAAACGGAATTATCGATCATCCAAAATTCGGAAAAATCATTGCTTTTGAAGTAAACGGTTACGGAAGTTTCCATATGATGGATGATGCCAATGTTCCGTCTTTATTATCATTACCTTATTTAGGCGCAATTGAACCGGACAATCAATTGTATTTGAACACAAGAAAAGTCGTGCTTTCAGAAAACAATCCGTTTTTCTATAAAGGAAAAGCAGGCGAAGGTGTTGGCGGGCCACATACCGGAACAGATACTATTTGGCCAATGAGTATTGTTTTAAGAGCGATTACAAGTGTTGATGAAAATGAAATAAAACATTGTATTAGCAACTTGATCAAAACAAACGCCGATACAGGATTTATGCACGAATCTT
This genomic window from Flavobacterium sp. 9 contains:
- a CDS encoding glycoside hydrolase family 125 protein; this translates as MQSRRKFIKNTGIFSAGLLALQTDVFGMNSDAFNFALKDFITKRPPLGERKFTSKAVEAAIVRIKKQIANPELAWLFENCFPNTLDTTVDFEIIDGKPDTYVITGDIDAMWLRDSTAQIWPYIPFVKEDKKLAELVKGVINRQTKCILLDPYANAFYKDFNQVSEWKNDMTKMQPGIHERKWEIDSLCYPIRLAHGYWKETGDISLFDSKWKEAMLLVIQTFKEQQRWTDKGPYNFQRVTAWATDGVPLSGYGYPVKPCGLIVSTFRPSDDSTLFGYLIPSNMFAIEVLGYLQEIFSLPALKDDNLVAKAKELQGQVQKGLEENGIIDHPKFGKIIAFEVNGYGSFHMMDDANVPSLLSLPYLGAIEPDNQLYLNTRKVVLSENNPFFYKGKAGEGVGGPHTGTDTIWPMSIVLRAITSVDENEIKHCISNLIKTNADTGFMHESFHKDDVTKFTRKWFAWANTLFGEMIVHTSIHYPQILKDKNI